A genome region from Populus alba chromosome 5, ASM523922v2, whole genome shotgun sequence includes the following:
- the LOC118044878 gene encoding disease resistance protein RPM1, whose amino-acid sequence MAESAVSLVVDKLIPLLTQEVKLLKGVHDELVGVKDELEVIRAFLKDADSKAEKEGIGEGVKVLVNQIREEAHHIEDVIDDYVLHVARHPDHRHGLLRRIASLIKTLSSRHEIASEIKDIKSALLDIKSRSQTFQFISSNQGASSSNSNAGRGLMDHPRMSSLFIEEAELVGIESPRDELISYLLSGVSQRTVIAVVGMGGVGKTTVARKVYDSHRVKEHFQYHAWITVSQSYDKRELLRSILKRFYEVKNKPFPDRIVTMEEEELIKEIREYLGQERYLVVFDDVWEIGFWGNMEHALLDHDNGSRLLATTRNEDVANFSRGSSLVHVYHIEPLPQKEAWELFCNKAFRFEFKGQCPNDLEGLSQDIVRRCGGLPLAIVAVSGLLATKEKSILEWKKVLSGLGGSAMVSDPYIDSVTNILSLSYGDLPYHLKSCFLYFGMFPEDFSIEHGRIIRLWVAEGFVEEKPGMTLEDVGEEYFIELVRRSLVQVDEVFHGVPLTCHVHDMVRDVILSKSEELSFCHVSSSCSTFQGIARHLSISNRGSSTPKSSTKAQTRSIMVFDEAKLQKATISVIFAKFKLLTTLDFENCPIDHLPKELGNLLHLRYLNLRNTKVAKLPKSIRKLHNLESLDLRYSFVEELPVKISNFPKLQHLLAEDKKTRALKIKGSIKHLKFLETLSKINVDDNVSLINDGLQVSTELKTLGIRNLKREHGRYLCTALEKMTHLRLLLVCSINPTNEVLELQSMSSPPLELRSIWLEGQLERLPNWISKIHNLAELRLSFTNLKDDSFEVLQALPNLNRLGLVCAYNGEKMHFEGGGFQKLKSLYLVGLSNLKEMLIDEGALPLLENLQMGPCPKLKEVPSGFKYLRYLKDLSFTGMTNEFTQRLSQQESEKVSHVPIIRYDGTYDPTDEGSYEAWVERYFRRVGIKMT is encoded by the coding sequence ATGGCAGAGTCGGCGGTGAGCCTTGTCGTTGATAAATTGATTCCGTTGCTAACACAAGAAGTGAAACTATTGAAAGGCGTCCATGATGAATTGGTTGGTGTCAAAGATGAATTGGAAGTCATTCGTGCTTTCCTGAAAGATGCAGATTCAAAGGCTGAGAAAGAAGGCATCGGTGAGGGTGTGAAAGTACTGGTAAACCAAATAAGAGAAGAAGCTCATCACATTGAAGATGTCATCGATGATTACGTGTTGCATGTGGCAAGACATCCTGATCACCGACATGGACTCCTACGTCGTATTGCTTCTTTGATTAAAACACTCAGTTCGCGTCATGAGATAGCATCAGAGATTAAAGACATCAAATCAGCACTTCTAGATATCAAGAGTAGAAGTCAAACATTCCAATTCATTTCTTCAAATCAGGGAGCATCAAGCAGCAACAGCAATGCAGGAAGAGGTTTAATGGATCACCCTCGAATGAGTTCTCTTTTCATTGAAGAAGCTGAGCTTGTTGGGATTGAATCTCCAAGAGATGAATTGATAAGCTACTTATTAAGTGGAGTTTCTCAGAGGACAGTGATCGCAGTGGTTGGAATGGGAGGTGTGGGAAAAACCACAGTGGCCAGGAAAGTATATGACAGCCACAGGGTGAAGGAGCACTTCCAATACCATGCTTGGATCACTGTGTCTCAATCATATGATAAGAGGGAGCTACTACGGAGCATTCTGAAGAGATTCTATGAAGTGAAAAATAAGCCTTTTCCTGATAGAATTGTTACAATGGAAGAGGAGGAGTTGATCAAGGAGATTAGAGAATATTTAGGACAAGAACGATACCTGGTTGTATTTGATGATGTATGGGAAATTGGCTTTTGGGGAAACATGGAGCATGCATTGTTAGATCATGATAATGGCAGTAGATTATTGGCCACAACAAGGAATGAGGATGTTGCTAATTTTAGCAGAGGATCTTCATTGGTTCATGTCTATCATATAGAACCTTTACCTCAAAAGGAGGCGTGGGAACTCTTCTGCAATAAAGCATTCAGGTTTGAGTTTAAAGGGCAATGTCCAAACGATCTCGAGGGATTGTCACAGGACATTGTTAGAAGATGTGGAGGATTGCCACTGGCGATTGTGGCTGTTAGTGGACTTCTAGCAACCAAAGAAAAGAGCATTCTAGAATGGAAAAAAGTTCTCAGTGGCCTTGGTGGTTCTGCAATGGTGAGTGATCCATACATTGATAGTGTCACTAACATTCTATCTCTCAGCTATGGTGATCTGCCTTACCACCTCAAatcttgtttcttatattttggcATGTTTCCTGAAGATTTTTCCATTGAGCATGGAAGAATAATTCGATTATGGGTGGCTGAGGGTTTTGTAGAAGAAAAACCAGGCATGACACTAGAGGACGTTGGAGAAGAATACTTCATTGAACTCGTTCGTCGAAGTTTGGTTCAAGTGGATGAAGTTTTTCACGGAGTTCCCTTAACATGTCATGTTCATGATATGGTCCGTGATGTCATTCTTTCCAAATCAGAGGAACTGAGTTTCTGCCATGTTTCCAGCAgttgctcaacttttcaaggcaTAGCACGACATCTCTCCATAAGCAACAGAGGAAGCAGCACTCCAAAGAGTAGCACCAAGGCTCAAACTCGCTCTATTATGGTCTTTGACGAAGCAAAGCTGCAGAAGGCCACAATTTCAGTGATATTTGCAAAATTCAAGCTTTTGACTACATTAGATTTTGAAAACTGTCCTATAGATCACCTTCCCAAAGAACTTGGAAATTTGCTACATCTAAGGTATTTAAACTTGAGAAATACCAAAGTAGCAAAACTTCCAAAATCAATAAGAAAGCTGCATAACCTGGAATCTTTAGATTTGAGATATTCTTTCGTGGAAGAGTTGCCAGTTAAGATCAGTAATTTCCCTAAATTGCAACATCTTTTGGCTGAAGATAAGAAGACTCGGGCATTGAAGATAAAAGGCAGCATTAAGCATTTGAAGTTCTTAGAAACATTGTCTAAAATTAATGTGGATGACAATGTGAGCTTGATCAATGACGGCCTGCAAGTGTCAACGGAATTGAAGACATTGGGTATCAGAAATTTGAAAAGGGAACATGGGAGGTATCTATGCACTGCATTGGAGAAGATGACTCACCTGCGGTTGCTACTTGTTTGTTCAATAAATCCCACGAATGAAGTTCTTGAATTGCAATCGATGTCTTCTCCTCCTCTTGAGCTGCGAAGTATCTGGCTTGAGGGCCAATTAGAAAGGTTACCAAATTGGATTTCCAAAATACACAATCTGGCTGAACTGAGATTGAGTTTCACAAACTTGAAGGATGATTCCTTTGAAGTCCTTCAAGCTCTGCCCAATCTAAATCGTCTTGGACTCGTATGTGCATACAATGGAGAGAAGATGCATTTTGAAGGAGGAGGGTTTCAGAAACTCAAGTCTCTGTATCTTGTAGGCTTGAGTAATTTGAAGGAAATGTTAATAGACGAAGGAGCATTGCCACTTCTTGAAAACCTACAGATGGGACCTTGCCCAAAACTGAAGGAAGTGCCTTCTGGATTTAAGTACTTGAGATATCTCAAAGATTTATCATTCACAGGGATGACAAATGAGTTCACTCAAAGATTGTCACAGCAAGAATCAGAGAAAGTGAGCCATGTACCGATTATCCGATATGATGGTACTTACGATCCCACTGACGAAGGATCTTATGAAGCATGGGTGGAGCGATATTTCAGACGCGTAGGAATCAAAATGACCTAA
- the LOC118044862 gene encoding uncharacterized protein isoform X1, translated as MIVLCVMHNAETGFIGLFEKFDYNFVCAWFEVASCYFMAINVSLFVCMRVVIKCWSFVATDSCIADKFCYKCILQWTKVVSRKESRRPSSVKCPLCKTDNFSLIYGYDGSSFQRHYVNQGFEDSSFFSKAHKYRLQCYYTEPDILNDTINVSRYWKLRKYLQPNRWLQSWLRREVQALLQEEDIEVILYHILGTVNSFFSRNEHMRQTKTPEMKQEEFKAVVSNAARPFLTAKTDRFVIELELFLASGLNIEAYDEVYLQQMGWNTPKTTEAAGESIEHNPVVPYLYIFDADSENDSEND; from the exons ATGATTGTGTTGTGTGTTATGCATAATGCTGAAACTGGGTTTATAGGATTGTTTGAGAAATTTGACTATAATTTTGTCTGTGCTTGGTTTGAGGTTGCAAGTTGCTACTTTATGGCAATCAATGTATCTCTGTTTGTGTGTATGCGGGTGGTGATTAAATGTTGGTCATTTGTTGCTACTGATTCTTGTATTGCAGATAAATTTTGTTACAAATGCATTTTACAATGGACTAAAGTAGTTTCTCGCAAGGAATCTCGGCGGCCTTCTTCTGTTAAATGTCCTTTATGCAAG ACGGATAATTTTTCGTTAATTTATGGATATGATGGAAGTTCATTCCAACGACATTATGTAAATCAGGGTTTTGAGGATAG ttcatTCTTTTCAAAAGCACACAAGTACAGATTACAGTGCTACTATACTGAACCAG ATATCCTGAATGACACAATTAATGTATCACGATATTGGAAGTTGCGCAAGTATCTTCAGCCAAATCGGTGGCTGCAAAGTTGGCTGAGAAGAGAAGTTCAAGCTCTGCTGCAG GAAGAGGATATTGAAGTCATTCTATATCATATTCTTGGTACGGTCAATTCATTCTTTAGCAG AAATGAACACATGCGTCAAACAAAAACACCTGAAATGAAACAAGAAGAGTTCAAGGCTGTAGTATCTAATGCAGCGAGGCCTTTTCTAACAGCAAAAACAGATCGATTCGTGATAGAGTTGGAATTGTTTCTTGCTTCAGGTTTGAACATTGAAGCCTATGATGAAGTCTACCTGCAGCAAATGGGTTGGAACACTCCAAAAACCACTGAGGCTGCAGGAGAATCTATTGAACACAACCCTGTAGTTCCATACTTGTATATCTTTGATGCCGACTCTGAAAACGACTCTGAAAACGATTGA
- the LOC118044862 gene encoding uncharacterized protein isoform X2 — MDQQDSNSNKENQSCSSSDSNPCPICLAPFLQESYLDTCFHKFCYKCILQWTKVVSRKESRRPSSVKCPLCKTDNFSLIYGYDGSSFQRHYVNQGFEDSSFFSKAHKYRLQCYYTEPDILNDTINVSRYWKLRKYLQPNRWLQSWLRREVQALLQEEDIEVILYHILGTVNSFFSRNEHMRQTKTPEMKQEEFKAVVSNAARPFLTAKTDRFVIELELFLASGLNIEAYDEVYLQQMGWNTPKTTEAAGESIEHNPVVPYLYIFDADSENDSEND, encoded by the exons atggACCAGCAAGACTCCAACAGCAACAAAGAGAATCAATCTTGCTCTTCAAGTGACTCAAATCCATGCCCCATATGCCTTGCTCCTTTCCTTCAAGAATCCTATCTTGACACTTGCTTCC ATAAATTTTGTTACAAATGCATTTTACAATGGACTAAAGTAGTTTCTCGCAAGGAATCTCGGCGGCCTTCTTCTGTTAAATGTCCTTTATGCAAG ACGGATAATTTTTCGTTAATTTATGGATATGATGGAAGTTCATTCCAACGACATTATGTAAATCAGGGTTTTGAGGATAG ttcatTCTTTTCAAAAGCACACAAGTACAGATTACAGTGCTACTATACTGAACCAG ATATCCTGAATGACACAATTAATGTATCACGATATTGGAAGTTGCGCAAGTATCTTCAGCCAAATCGGTGGCTGCAAAGTTGGCTGAGAAGAGAAGTTCAAGCTCTGCTGCAG GAAGAGGATATTGAAGTCATTCTATATCATATTCTTGGTACGGTCAATTCATTCTTTAGCAG AAATGAACACATGCGTCAAACAAAAACACCTGAAATGAAACAAGAAGAGTTCAAGGCTGTAGTATCTAATGCAGCGAGGCCTTTTCTAACAGCAAAAACAGATCGATTCGTGATAGAGTTGGAATTGTTTCTTGCTTCAGGTTTGAACATTGAAGCCTATGATGAAGTCTACCTGCAGCAAATGGGTTGGAACACTCCAAAAACCACTGAGGCTGCAGGAGAATCTATTGAACACAACCCTGTAGTTCCATACTTGTATATCTTTGATGCCGACTCTGAAAACGACTCTGAAAACGATTGA